The following proteins are encoded in a genomic region of Deltaproteobacteria bacterium:
- the gcvH gene encoding glycine cleavage system protein GcvH, with translation MAELKFHKEHAWISMNSDQGTIGISDYAQQQLGEIIYVDLPEIDTEIKAGETLCALESNKVATDVIAPVSGVVIETNGVLDDEPDRINSSPYEEGWLVKISLKNPSELDGLMDRPAYEQYLSSL, from the coding sequence ATGGCCGAGTTGAAGTTTCATAAGGAACATGCCTGGATTTCCATGAACAGTGACCAGGGGACCATCGGGATTTCGGATTATGCCCAGCAACAATTAGGTGAAATTATTTACGTGGATTTGCCGGAAATCGATACTGAAATCAAGGCTGGAGAAACGTTATGCGCCCTGGAGTCCAACAAAGTGGCTACCGATGTAATCGCCCCGGTAAGCGGAGTGGTCATAGAAACCAACGGGGTCTTGGATGATGAACCCGACCGGATCAATTCATCTCCCTACGAGGAAGGGTGGTTGGTTAAGATTTCTTTGAAAAATCCATCCGAGTTGGATGGCCTGATGGACCGGCCGGCTTATGAGCAGTACCTTTCTTCGCTCTGA
- a CDS encoding ABC transporter substrate-binding protein → MKKNPESAELGINRREFIKGTAAAAAVTALSGPFFPALAANPEIRVGMTLTYSGVYAIVGKRVENGARLAFAQSKFKDQVKFFVEDTQGKPNVAIEKAQKLFEKEKVHLLLGPIAGHESLAVSEMLKPKKKLMLLAYGANIKLCGEACSHYTFLCGHTPWNQSYPAADWFLKTLGKKVYLIGADYSTGHEVTKFFKEPFEKKGGQVVGSFFAPLGTTEYAPYLAKIKSANPKPDGIFGFIGGNDLVNFTKQYAEFGLQKEKIPIIVGLGGFGPALLPAMGDAAIGNYHVFHYSHWLENKENDAFKAAYAKMFPGEMADESVILGYEVGTMMVKGLEAAGGNPEDTDKIINGIEKVDYRSPRGHIKMDPNHVANVPIYLFQVQKKDGKFFLKTAASVGNFGTPYSGSDAPGGECKMAK, encoded by the coding sequence TCACCGCCCTGTCAGGTCCATTTTTCCCGGCCCTGGCCGCCAATCCAGAGATCCGGGTGGGCATGACCCTTACTTATTCAGGGGTCTATGCCATAGTCGGGAAAAGGGTGGAGAATGGAGCCCGGTTGGCCTTTGCCCAGTCCAAATTCAAGGACCAGGTCAAGTTCTTTGTTGAAGATACCCAGGGGAAACCCAATGTGGCCATTGAAAAGGCACAGAAGCTTTTCGAGAAAGAAAAGGTCCATCTGTTATTAGGGCCCATTGCCGGCCATGAATCCCTGGCCGTCAGTGAGATGCTCAAGCCGAAAAAGAAACTCATGCTTCTGGCCTACGGGGCCAATATCAAGCTCTGCGGCGAAGCCTGCAGCCACTACACCTTCCTCTGCGGCCATACCCCCTGGAACCAGAGCTATCCGGCTGCCGACTGGTTTCTGAAGACCCTGGGGAAAAAGGTCTACCTCATCGGAGCCGATTATTCCACCGGCCATGAGGTTACGAAATTCTTCAAGGAACCCTTTGAGAAAAAGGGCGGTCAGGTAGTGGGGTCTTTCTTCGCCCCCCTGGGGACAACAGAGTATGCCCCCTACCTGGCAAAAATCAAAAGTGCCAATCCCAAGCCGGATGGTATCTTCGGTTTCATCGGTGGGAATGATCTGGTTAATTTCACCAAACAATATGCCGAATTCGGACTCCAAAAAGAAAAAATTCCGATCATCGTCGGATTGGGAGGATTCGGTCCGGCTTTGCTGCCGGCCATGGGCGATGCCGCCATCGGCAATTACCATGTCTTTCATTACAGCCATTGGTTAGAAAACAAAGAAAATGATGCCTTTAAGGCCGCTTATGCCAAGATGTTTCCCGGTGAAATGGCGGATGAGAGCGTGATTCTTGGTTACGAAGTAGGGACAATGATGGTCAAAGGCCTGGAGGCGGCCGGCGGCAATCCGGAAGATACGGATAAAATCATCAATGGCATTGAAAAGGTGGATTACAGAAGCCCCCGTGGACACATCAAAATGGATCCCAACCATGTGGCCAATGTCCCTATTTATCTCTTCCAGGTCCAGAAAAAAGACGGGAAGTTTTTCCTTAAAACAGCCGCCAGCGTGGGAAACTTCGGTACACCTTATTCGGGTTCTGATGCCCCGGGCGGTGAGTGCAAGATGGCGAAGTAA
- a CDS encoding branched-chain amino acid ABC transporter permease — MDLSLILTNLLYGVTIGSALILIASGLSLTFGVMGVLNFAHGGLCMLGAYFGYTLVQVTGNFWLAMILAPLIVAGIGILMESFTIRPLYGLNPLYQLLLTVGLAMIIANAVLLFWGGDQLAITLPVYFKGYFHFWGVDYPRFRLFVLLFSAAIAVVLWITISRTKWGIVIRAGMHDLETVNAFGINIYRVFTIVFAIGAGLAALAGVIIGSMRAINPEMDFELLTSALLVVVIGGMGSFRGAVVGSLLLGITDAFGAQFFTGAAKFSVWVLMVVVLLFRPEGLIKED, encoded by the coding sequence TTGGATCTTTCACTGATACTAACAAACCTCCTTTACGGAGTCACCATCGGCAGCGCCCTGATCCTCATTGCCAGCGGGCTGTCCCTGACCTTCGGGGTCATGGGAGTGCTCAACTTTGCCCATGGGGGATTGTGCATGTTAGGGGCCTATTTCGGCTATACCCTGGTCCAGGTTACAGGAAACTTTTGGCTGGCCATGATCCTGGCACCGCTGATCGTGGCCGGCATAGGGATTCTCATGGAGTCCTTTACTATTCGGCCCCTCTATGGGTTAAACCCTTTATACCAGCTTTTGTTGACCGTTGGTCTGGCCATGATCATCGCCAATGCCGTGCTCCTTTTCTGGGGAGGAGATCAGCTTGCCATCACCCTCCCTGTTTATTTTAAGGGCTACTTTCATTTTTGGGGTGTGGATTACCCCCGTTTCCGTCTGTTTGTCCTCTTGTTCAGCGCCGCCATTGCCGTGGTTCTCTGGATCACCATCAGCCGGACCAAATGGGGTATTGTCATCCGGGCCGGTATGCACGACCTGGAGACGGTCAATGCCTTCGGGATCAATATTTACCGGGTCTTCACCATCGTTTTTGCCATCGGGGCCGGCCTGGCCGCCCTGGCCGGGGTGATCATCGGGTCCATGCGGGCCATCAACCCGGAGATGGACTTTGAACTCCTGACCAGCGCCCTTCTGGTGGTCGTTATCGGCGGAATGGGCTCTTTTCGCGGGGCCGTGGTCGGCTCACTCCTTCTGGGTATCACCGATGCCTTCGGGGCTCAATTTTTTACCGGAGCTGCCAAATTTTCAGTCTGGGTGTTGATGGTTGTTGTCCTCCTCTTCCGCCCGGAAGGCCTTATTAAGGAGGATTAA
- a CDS encoding ABC transporter ATP-binding protein, which produces MSALTLEEIHSYYDISHVLHGLSLNVREGEVVCLLGRNGAGKTTTIRSIIGLTPPRSGKVAIFGREMQGKKPYEIFRSGVRLIPQGRHIFPMLTVEENLRLALVATGIKDAKMELAKAYALFPVLKEKRHDKSRTLSGGQLQMVANARALLGPARLILMDEPTEGLAPIVIEQIGQSILEMKQKGMTILLAEQHLQMALKVGDRHYIIDNGHLVFQGTSEDIQANEEIKATYLGVSKKSIRMQKGECD; this is translated from the coding sequence ATGAGCGCCCTGACATTGGAAGAAATCCACAGTTATTACGACATCAGCCATGTCCTGCACGGACTATCACTTAACGTGCGAGAAGGGGAAGTGGTCTGCCTGTTGGGAAGAAATGGGGCAGGAAAAACCACCACCATCCGTTCGATTATCGGGCTTACCCCGCCACGGTCGGGGAAAGTAGCCATTTTCGGCCGGGAAATGCAGGGTAAAAAACCTTATGAAATCTTCCGCAGCGGTGTGCGCCTTATTCCCCAAGGCCGACATATTTTCCCCATGCTGACCGTGGAAGAAAACTTGAGGCTGGCCCTGGTTGCCACAGGCATCAAAGATGCTAAAATGGAGCTGGCCAAGGCCTATGCCCTTTTTCCGGTTCTAAAAGAAAAAAGGCATGACAAGAGTCGGACCCTGTCCGGAGGACAGTTGCAGATGGTAGCTAATGCCCGGGCGCTCCTGGGTCCGGCGAGATTAATCCTTATGGATGAGCCCACGGAAGGATTGGCCCCCATTGTTATAGAGCAGATCGGTCAATCCATTCTGGAAATGAAACAAAAAGGGATGACCATTCTTCTGGCCGAGCAACATCTCCAGATGGCCCTGAAGGTGGGAGACCGCCACTATATTATCGATAACGGTCATCTGGTTTTTCAGGGAACGTCGGAAGATATTCAGGCCAACGAAGAGATCAAGGCCACCTATTTGGGGGTTTCTAAAAAAAGCATTAGAATGCAAAAAGGAGAATGCGACTGA
- a CDS encoding branched-chain amino acid ABC transporter permease, with protein sequence MKGRLTFFIVLAVLTAFPLGANILYSSFYVSLLTRIFIYALIVVGFDLLAGYTGMISYGHALFFGTGAYLTGMILKHWTPWFWPPLLLTVLASAVVAYIIGYLSIRTREIYFVFLTFAFSQFFFVTANTLEFVGASNGLSGVPKPIIFPGLNLSGENSFYYFTLVCLIAGYLLARLITRSAFGRVMVGVRENEERTKFLGYDTRKTILRVFVVSGIYGGLAGALLAAFNSFVSPNLYHPAISGEIIMMALLGGMGTLIGPMIGSGLVIILGDILSSWLAESWMMILGAIFAAVILFSPGGVMAIGRRIGERLRKGRDHGHP encoded by the coding sequence GTGAAAGGCCGCTTAACGTTCTTTATCGTTTTAGCCGTTTTGACGGCCTTTCCCCTGGGCGCCAATATCCTCTACAGCAGTTTCTATGTCTCCCTGCTCACCCGGATCTTTATTTATGCCCTGATCGTGGTCGGCTTTGACCTGCTGGCCGGGTATACTGGAATGATTTCTTATGGCCACGCCCTGTTTTTCGGCACCGGGGCTTATCTGACCGGCATGATTCTCAAACATTGGACTCCCTGGTTCTGGCCCCCCCTTTTGCTCACCGTCTTAGCCAGCGCCGTCGTCGCCTATATCATCGGATATTTATCGATCCGCACCCGGGAAATTTATTTCGTCTTTCTGACCTTTGCCTTTTCCCAGTTCTTTTTTGTTACCGCCAACACCCTGGAATTCGTCGGTGCTTCCAACGGCCTTTCGGGTGTTCCCAAGCCCATCATCTTCCCCGGGTTGAATCTTTCCGGGGAAAATTCCTTTTATTATTTTACCCTGGTCTGCCTTATTGCCGGCTATCTATTGGCCCGGTTAATCACCCGGAGTGCCTTTGGAAGGGTCATGGTCGGGGTCAGGGAAAACGAGGAACGGACCAAGTTCCTGGGCTACGATACCCGGAAGACCATCCTGCGGGTATTTGTAGTGTCGGGCATTTACGGAGGCCTGGCCGGTGCCCTTTTAGCGGCCTTCAACTCTTTTGTTTCTCCCAATCTCTATCACCCGGCCATCTCGGGGGAGATCATCATGATGGCCCTTCTGGGCGGCATGGGTACGCTGATCGGGCCGATGATCGGATCCGGCCTGGTAATCATTTTAGGGGATATCCTTTCCAGTTGGTTAGCCGAATCCTGGATGATGATCCTGGGCGCTATTTTTGCCGCCGTCATCTTATTCAGCCCCGGCGGGGTCATGGCCATCGGCCGCCGGATCGGGGAGCGGCTGAGAAAAGGAAGAGACCATGGCCATCCTTGA
- a CDS encoding N-acyl homoserine lactonase family protein — translation MDWKIHVLYLGDITIPKAMGTIGLDMNLVFPAPYLAFLLASGDRRILVDTGIHSRFIVDGKAWAGAPAKGGESFLLEALKKHATRPDQIETVLYTHLHNDHAGNGHLFPEALHLFHYDEWNELINPLPSMCIRQDFDPAVIPVLNKFRCRKVVGDGEFTEGIRFYSTPGHTLGGLTFAIDTANGPYVIPGDVINIYQNMFPKMSWMLGLDGKRVAITPAPDRYGSLGVPSGILYDHYAWYRSIWKIRGLLKTPKHLLPCHDPAICGKTFPGSTIDLEIPE, via the coding sequence ATGGACTGGAAAATACATGTGCTCTATCTTGGGGATATCACCATTCCCAAGGCCATGGGAACCATAGGGCTGGACATGAATCTGGTTTTTCCCGCCCCCTATCTGGCCTTCCTGCTTGCCTCCGGCGACCGCAGGATTCTTGTGGATACGGGTATTCATTCCCGTTTTATCGTCGACGGAAAGGCCTGGGCCGGGGCCCCGGCCAAAGGTGGGGAATCTTTTTTATTGGAAGCCCTGAAGAAACATGCCACCCGGCCTGATCAGATAGAAACCGTACTTTATACCCATCTGCACAATGATCATGCCGGTAATGGCCACCTTTTCCCCGAAGCCCTGCACCTTTTCCATTATGATGAATGGAATGAACTCATCAACCCTCTTCCTTCGATGTGCATCAGACAGGATTTCGATCCCGCGGTCATTCCGGTCCTTAATAAATTTCGCTGTCGTAAGGTGGTGGGAGATGGGGAATTTACCGAGGGGATACGCTTTTATAGCACCCCAGGCCATACCCTTGGAGGCTTGACTTTCGCCATTGATACTGCAAACGGCCCTTATGTCATTCCAGGGGACGTCATCAATATTTACCAGAATATGTTTCCCAAGATGTCCTGGATGTTGGGTCTGGATGGAAAAAGGGTCGCTATTACACCCGCCCCCGATCGATACGGCTCCCTGGGGGTCCCCTCCGGGATTCTCTATGACCACTACGCCTGGTATCGCTCGATCTGGAAAATCCGCGGTCTGCTCAAAACCCCAAAACATCTTCTGCCCTGCCACGATCCGGCAATATGCGGCAAGACCTTTCCGGGGTCAACGATCGATCTGGAGATCCCTGAATAG
- a CDS encoding 3-keto-5-aminohexanoate cleavage protein — protein MEKVIISAALTGAATRKEQNPAVPYTPREFAEESYKCWKAGAAIVHIHVRDPNTGFPTADLSLIRETIEAIRNRCPELIINMSSAIGPGVTHEQRIAPIVEIKPELASLNTNSMNFSVVDHKTGQVLMFGDNVFDNTFNMIIDFAKIMRANGVKPECEAYDFGGIYNILLIRKQGIFEEPMHFQLVFGVAGGVPFTPMNMTHMQSLLPPDATWSVCGVGPNQFPAAIMASIMGGHIRVGLEDNIRVLNGKMAEGSWEQVEVARRIIDLAEREVATPAEARKILRLKG, from the coding sequence ATGGAAAAAGTTATCATCAGTGCCGCCCTGACCGGGGCGGCCACCCGTAAAGAACAGAATCCGGCAGTCCCCTATACCCCCAGAGAATTCGCCGAGGAATCCTATAAATGCTGGAAGGCCGGAGCGGCCATTGTGCACATCCATGTCCGTGATCCGAATACCGGCTTCCCGACGGCAGATCTTTCCCTGATCCGGGAGACCATCGAGGCTATTAGGAACAGATGCCCGGAATTGATTATCAATATGAGCTCGGCCATAGGGCCCGGGGTGACCCACGAGCAAAGAATCGCACCCATCGTGGAAATAAAACCGGAGCTGGCCTCATTGAATACCAATTCCATGAATTTTTCCGTGGTTGATCATAAAACCGGTCAGGTTTTAATGTTTGGCGACAACGTCTTCGATAATACCTTCAACATGATCATCGATTTCGCCAAAATCATGCGGGCCAATGGGGTCAAGCCGGAATGCGAGGCCTATGACTTCGGGGGCATTTACAACATCCTCCTGATTCGCAAACAGGGGATCTTCGAAGAGCCGATGCACTTCCAACTGGTCTTCGGTGTTGCCGGGGGGGTTCCCTTTACTCCGATGAATATGACTCATATGCAAAGCCTCCTGCCCCCTGACGCCACCTGGTCCGTCTGCGGGGTGGGGCCCAACCAGTTCCCGGCCGCCATCATGGCCTCCATCATGGGCGGTCACATCCGGGTCGGCCTGGAAGACAATATCCGGGTCTTGAATGGGAAAATGGCCGAGGGAAGCTGGGAACAGGTGGAAGTAGCCAGGCGTATTATTGATCTGGCCGAAAGAGAGGTCGCCACCCCGGCCGAGGCCAGAAAGATCCTCAGGCTGAAGGGATAA
- a CDS encoding ABC transporter ATP-binding protein, whose product MAILELQGVGKSFGALQVLSQIDLAVEVGKITSVIGPNGAGKTTLFNVISGRFPVSSGTILFKERDISRMKEHEITLAGLARSFQITNIYQRLTVWENIFLAVQTRSPKRMNLFTRFQKMDEVKRRTGEILKRIGLDQWQGMPAGQLSHGDQRHLEIGMTLATGPELLLLDEPTSGMSPAEASLTMDLIKDLSRDFTILLIEHNMDIVMNISDTIIVLNFGRKIAEGSPEEVADNPEVCRVYLGGV is encoded by the coding sequence ATGGCCATCCTTGAATTGCAGGGGGTTGGAAAAAGCTTCGGGGCCCTGCAGGTCCTCTCTCAGATCGATCTGGCTGTCGAAGTCGGTAAGATTACCAGCGTCATCGGACCGAACGGGGCCGGCAAAACCACCCTTTTTAATGTCATCTCCGGACGTTTTCCGGTCAGTTCGGGCACCATCCTCTTCAAGGAACGCGACATCTCCCGGATGAAAGAGCATGAAATTACCCTGGCCGGTCTGGCCCGCTCTTTTCAGATCACTAATATCTACCAGAGACTCACGGTCTGGGAAAACATCTTTCTGGCCGTTCAAACCCGGTCCCCGAAAAGGATGAACCTTTTTACCCGATTTCAAAAGATGGATGAGGTAAAAAGACGGACCGGGGAGATCCTGAAACGGATCGGCCTCGACCAGTGGCAGGGAATGCCGGCCGGTCAGCTCAGCCACGGCGATCAGCGCCATCTCGAGATCGGCATGACTTTGGCCACCGGCCCGGAACTCCTCCTTTTGGATGAGCCGACCAGCGGTATGTCCCCGGCTGAGGCCTCTCTGACTATGGACCTGATCAAGGATCTTTCCCGGGATTTTACCATCCTGCTCATCGAGCATAATATGGATATTGTCATGAACATTTCCGACACTATCATCGTTTTGAATTTCGGCAGAAAAATTGCCGAGGGCTCACCCGAAGAAGTGGCCGATAATCCGGAAGTCTGCCGGGTTTATTTGGGGGGGGTATGA